The following are encoded together in the Tripterygium wilfordii isolate XIE 37 chromosome 3, ASM1340144v1, whole genome shotgun sequence genome:
- the LOC119985379 gene encoding uncharacterized protein LOC119985379, which yields MEASPLCSSTLLPSLSPKLNCTKRSSGRVVVAAARRGSSDQNYGSQSVDESMIVLRKRIHEMKIIERNYEPPAHWMEWEKQYYAHYDEIICNAVGLLQSQLMNTRPCLAIGMLAVISLSVPASTAMIVLRFLDVANGALSAIHHIG from the coding sequence atggAAGCATCCCCTCTTTGTTCTTCTACACTACTTCCTTCTTTATCTCCCAAGTTGAATTGCACTAAAAGGTCAAGTGGCAGAGTCGTCGTCGCTGCAGCTAGAAGAGGCTCCTCCGATCAGAACTACGGGTCACAATCTGTCGACGAGAGCATGATCGTGCTGAGAAAACGCATACATGAAATGAAGATCATAGAGCGAAACTATGAGCCTCCTGCACATTGGATGGAGTGGGAGAAGCAATATTATGCACATTACGACGAGATTATATGCAATGCAGTTGGATTATTGCAGTCACAATTGATGAATACCAGACCTTGCTTGGCTATCGGGATGCTAGCAGTTATCTCACTCAGTGTTCCTGCGTCCACCGCCATGATCGTGCTACGATTCCTGGATGTTGCAAATGGAGCTTTGTCTGCAATACATCACATTGGTTGA
- the LOC119984269 gene encoding ATP-dependent Clp protease proteolytic subunit 3, chloroplastic produces MAEISLSSYSSPMYFSNQGRVHNQFLIPCNTSRRRTKPISIKALKSSPTSRGQVLSSNWDVSGYSPSPLLPKFEELDTTNMLLRQRIVFLGSQVDDMTADFIISQLLFLDAEDSKKDIRLFINSPGGSVTAGMGIYDAMKLCKADVSTVCFGLAASMGAFLLTSGTKGKRFCMPNAKVMIHQPLGTAGGKATEMSIRIREMVYQKVKINKIMSRTTGKPEQQIEIDTDRDNFMNAWEAKEYGLIDEVIDDGKPGLVAPLADFSPPPKTRVWDMWNVEGTKKAVKNLPSEHRILQNGYPDGKGREDDSSADQKDEASAPV; encoded by the exons ATGGCAGAGATAAGTTTATCTTCGTATTCAAGCCCTATGTACTTCTCCAATCAAGGCCGTGTACATAATCAGTTCCTGATTCCATGCAATACTAGTAGAAGAAGGACGAAACCCATCTCGATTAAGGCCTTGAAGAGCTCACCCACTTCAAGAGGACAAGTTTTGTCCAGCAATTGGGATGTTTCCGGGTATTCTCCTTCTCCATTGCTCCCTAAATTTGAGGAGCTCGACACCACCAATATGCTTCTGCGTCAGAGAATTGTTTTCTTGGGCTCTCAG GTGGATGACATGACAGCAGATTTTATCATAAGTCAGCTCTTATTTCTTGATGCAGAAGACTCAAAAAAAGACATTAGGTTATTTATCAATTCGCCTGGTGGTTCTGTTACAGCTG GTATGGGAATATATGATGCAATGAAGTTGTGTAAGGCTGATGTTTCTACTGTGTGCTTCGGCCTTGCTGCATCCATGGGTGCGTTTCTCCTTACTTCTGGTACCAAAGGGAAGCGATTTTGCATGCCCAATGCGAAAGTGATGATCCATCAACCTCTTGGAACTGCTGGAGGCAAA GCAACAGAGATGAGTATTCGGATACGAGAGATGGTGTACCAAAAGGTAAAAATTAACAAGATTATGTCAAGAACTACTGGGAAGCCCGAACAGCAG ATTGAAATAGACACTGACCGAGATAATTTCATGAATGCTTGGGAGGCTAAGGAATATGGGTTAATCGATGAGGTTATAGATGATGGCAAACCAGGATTGGTTGCGCCGCTTGCAGATTTTTCACCTCCACCCAAAACTCGTGTCTGGGATATGTGGAATGTTGAAGGGACCAAGAAAGCTGTGAAGAATTTGCCTTCAGAGCATAGAATCTTACAAAATGGATATCCAGATGGTAAAGGACGTGAAGATGATAGCAGTGCAGATCAGAAAGATGAAGCTTCTGCCCCTGTATGA
- the LOC119988818 gene encoding methionyl-tRNA formyltransferase isoform X1: MNSSLILRRYLCFSGGATTASSASPSKKKPLVFLGSPQVSATVLDALFNESAAPNSIFEVAAIVTQPPSRRERGKKLMPSLVAQYALERGFPSDLIFTPQRAGEDTFISSLKELQPELCVTAAYGNILPSKFLNIPPLGTVNIHPSLLPLYRGAAPVQRALQDGAKETGVSLAFTVRPLDSGPVIACEKLAIDDDIKAPDLLALLFCEGSKLLIRELPSIFDGSAKIKAQPQDDSKATLAPKINPEEAWLSFDEEAYVLHNKVRAFAGWPGTRAKVAVVDSNNVDQNVLELKIITTRVCCNSLLNENDNENISFIKGALVFPCGGWSALEVLEVQLPGKKVVSAAAFWNGLRGKQLKKLTQEAFC; encoded by the exons ATGAACTCCTCCTTGATACTCCGTCGCTATCTTTGCTTCAGCGGAGGAGCAACGACAGCATCATCTGCTTCTCCTTCAAAGAAGAAGCCTCTCGTGTTCCTGGGCTCTCCTCAG GTTTCAGCGACTGTTCTTGACGCACTTTTCAACGAGTCTGCTGCTCCCAACTCCATTTTCGAG GTTGCAGCAATTGTTACTCAGCCACCTTCCAGAAGAGAGAGGGGTAAAAAGCTGATGCCCTCTTTGGTAGCACAGTATGCTCTCGAGAGAGGCTTCCCTTCTGATCTTATTTTCACCCCTCAACGTGCTGGAGAG GATACATTCATATCCAGTTTAAAAGAGTTGCAGCCTGAACTTTGTGTTACGGCAGCATATGGGAATATTTTACCTAGCAAGTTTCTTAATATTCCACCTTTGG GCACTGTCAATATACACCCAAGTTTGCTGCCCCTTTACCGCGGAGCTGCTCCGGTTCAGAGAGCGTTGCag GATGGTGCTAAGGAAACAGGAGTGTCATTAGCATTCACTGTTCGTCCACTGGATTCTGGACCTGTCATAGCCTGTGAGAAGCTGGCAATTGATGATGATATTAAG GCACCAGATTTACTTGCATTGCTGTTTTGTGAAG GGTCTAAACTTCTGATTCGTGAACTTCCTTCAATATTTGATGGATCTGCAAAGATCAAAGCACAACCCCAGGATGATTCTAAAGCGACCTTGGCTCCAAAG ATAAACCCTGAGGAGGCGTGGCTTTCCTTTGATGAAGAAGCTTATGTCCTGCATAACAAG GTTCGTGCATTTGCAGGGTGGCCTGGAACTCGAGCGAAAGTTGCAGTTGTTGACTCGAACAATGTTGATCAAAATGTCCTAGAACTTAAAATCATCACTACAAGAGTATGCTGCAATAGCCTACTCAACGAAAATGACAACGAAAACATCAGTTTCATCAAGGGTGCTTTGGTATTTCCATGTGGAGGATGGTCAGCACTTGAG GTATTGGAAGTCCAGCTTCCTGGAAAGAAGGTAGTAAGTGCAGCTGCATTCTGGAATGGTCTGCGAGGAAAGCAACTGAAGAAGTTAACACAGGAGGCATTTTGCTGA
- the LOC119988818 gene encoding methionyl-tRNA formyltransferase isoform X3 translates to MNSSLILRRYLCFSGGATTASSASPSKKKPLVFLGSPQVSATVLDALFNESAAPNSIFEDTFISSLKELQPELCVTAAYGNILPSKFLNIPPLGTVNIHPSLLPLYRGAAPVQRALQDGAKETGVSLAFTVRPLDSGPVIACEKLAIDDDIKAPDLLALLFCEGSKLLIRELPSIFDGSAKIKAQPQDDSKATLAPKINPEEAWLSFDEEAYVLHNKVRAFAGWPGTRAKVAVVDSNNVDQNVLELKIITTRVCCNSLLNENDNENISFIKGALVFPCGGWSALEVLEVQLPGKKVVSAAAFWNGLRGKQLKKLTQEAFC, encoded by the exons ATGAACTCCTCCTTGATACTCCGTCGCTATCTTTGCTTCAGCGGAGGAGCAACGACAGCATCATCTGCTTCTCCTTCAAAGAAGAAGCCTCTCGTGTTCCTGGGCTCTCCTCAG GTTTCAGCGACTGTTCTTGACGCACTTTTCAACGAGTCTGCTGCTCCCAACTCCATTTTCGAG GATACATTCATATCCAGTTTAAAAGAGTTGCAGCCTGAACTTTGTGTTACGGCAGCATATGGGAATATTTTACCTAGCAAGTTTCTTAATATTCCACCTTTGG GCACTGTCAATATACACCCAAGTTTGCTGCCCCTTTACCGCGGAGCTGCTCCGGTTCAGAGAGCGTTGCag GATGGTGCTAAGGAAACAGGAGTGTCATTAGCATTCACTGTTCGTCCACTGGATTCTGGACCTGTCATAGCCTGTGAGAAGCTGGCAATTGATGATGATATTAAG GCACCAGATTTACTTGCATTGCTGTTTTGTGAAG GGTCTAAACTTCTGATTCGTGAACTTCCTTCAATATTTGATGGATCTGCAAAGATCAAAGCACAACCCCAGGATGATTCTAAAGCGACCTTGGCTCCAAAG ATAAACCCTGAGGAGGCGTGGCTTTCCTTTGATGAAGAAGCTTATGTCCTGCATAACAAG GTTCGTGCATTTGCAGGGTGGCCTGGAACTCGAGCGAAAGTTGCAGTTGTTGACTCGAACAATGTTGATCAAAATGTCCTAGAACTTAAAATCATCACTACAAGAGTATGCTGCAATAGCCTACTCAACGAAAATGACAACGAAAACATCAGTTTCATCAAGGGTGCTTTGGTATTTCCATGTGGAGGATGGTCAGCACTTGAG GTATTGGAAGTCCAGCTTCCTGGAAAGAAGGTAGTAAGTGCAGCTGCATTCTGGAATGGTCTGCGAGGAAAGCAACTGAAGAAGTTAACACAGGAGGCATTTTGCTGA
- the LOC119988818 gene encoding methionyl-tRNA formyltransferase isoform X2 yields MNSSLILRRYLCFSGGATTASSASPSKKKPLVFLGSPQVSATVLDALFNESAAPNSIFEVAAIVTQPPSRRERGKKLMPSLVAQYALERGFPSDLIFTPQRAGEDTFISSLKELQPELCVTAAYGNILPSKFLNIPPLGTVNIHPSLLPLYRGAAPVQRALQDGAKETGVSLAFTVRPLDSGPVIACEKLAIDDDIKAPDLLALLFCEGSKLLIRELPSIFDGSAKIKAQPQDDSKATLAPKINPEEAWLSFDEEAYVLHNKVRAFAGWPGTRAKVAVVDSNNVDQNVLELKIITTRVCCNSLLNENDNENISFIKGALVFPCGGWSALENAFTST; encoded by the exons ATGAACTCCTCCTTGATACTCCGTCGCTATCTTTGCTTCAGCGGAGGAGCAACGACAGCATCATCTGCTTCTCCTTCAAAGAAGAAGCCTCTCGTGTTCCTGGGCTCTCCTCAG GTTTCAGCGACTGTTCTTGACGCACTTTTCAACGAGTCTGCTGCTCCCAACTCCATTTTCGAG GTTGCAGCAATTGTTACTCAGCCACCTTCCAGAAGAGAGAGGGGTAAAAAGCTGATGCCCTCTTTGGTAGCACAGTATGCTCTCGAGAGAGGCTTCCCTTCTGATCTTATTTTCACCCCTCAACGTGCTGGAGAG GATACATTCATATCCAGTTTAAAAGAGTTGCAGCCTGAACTTTGTGTTACGGCAGCATATGGGAATATTTTACCTAGCAAGTTTCTTAATATTCCACCTTTGG GCACTGTCAATATACACCCAAGTTTGCTGCCCCTTTACCGCGGAGCTGCTCCGGTTCAGAGAGCGTTGCag GATGGTGCTAAGGAAACAGGAGTGTCATTAGCATTCACTGTTCGTCCACTGGATTCTGGACCTGTCATAGCCTGTGAGAAGCTGGCAATTGATGATGATATTAAG GCACCAGATTTACTTGCATTGCTGTTTTGTGAAG GGTCTAAACTTCTGATTCGTGAACTTCCTTCAATATTTGATGGATCTGCAAAGATCAAAGCACAACCCCAGGATGATTCTAAAGCGACCTTGGCTCCAAAG ATAAACCCTGAGGAGGCGTGGCTTTCCTTTGATGAAGAAGCTTATGTCCTGCATAACAAG GTTCGTGCATTTGCAGGGTGGCCTGGAACTCGAGCGAAAGTTGCAGTTGTTGACTCGAACAATGTTGATCAAAATGTCCTAGAACTTAAAATCATCACTACAAGAGTATGCTGCAATAGCCTACTCAACGAAAATGACAACGAAAACATCAGTTTCATCAAGGGTGCTTTGGTATTTCCATGTGGAGGATGGTCAGCACTTGAG AATGCATTTACAAGTACTTGA
- the LOC119995432 gene encoding heavy metal-associated isoprenylated plant protein 21, with product MGALDYLSNFCTVTSIRRSKRKPMQTVEIKVKMDCDGCERRVKHAVTSMKGVKTVEVIRKQSRVKVSGYVDPNKVLKRVKSRTGKRAEFWPYIPQHLVYYPYVAGVYDKRAPSGYVRNVVQAFPATSSSSTGPEEERIVSLFSDDNVHACSIM from the exons ATGGGAGCACTTGATTATCTCTCCAACTTTTGCACTGTGACCTCCATAAGAAGAAGCAAGCGCAAACCAATGCAG ACAGTAGAAATCAAAGTGAAAATGGACTGTGATGGCTGCGAAAGAAGAGTGAAGCATGCAGTCACCTCCATGAAAG gtGTGAAAACAGTGGAGGTGATCAGGAAACAAAGCAGGGTGAAAGTGAGTGGATATGTGGATCCAAACAAGGTGTTGAAGAGGGTGAAGAGTAGAACAGGAAAGAGAGCAGAATTCTGGCCTTACATCCCTCAACATTTAGTCTACTATCCTTATGTTGCTGGTGTTTATGACAAGAGGGCACCCTCCGGCTATGTCCGGAACGTCGTCCAAGCTTTTCCGGCGACATCATCGTCAAGTACTGGTCCTGAGGAGGAGAGAATTGTATCACTCTTTAGTGATGACAATGTCCATGCTTGTTCAATCATGTAA